The window GCTGGCTGTACCGAACAAAAGCCAATGGGGCAAGAGGCCGGCGGGCTGGCCCGGACTGACACGCCGATTCAGGATGTGAAGACCTTGCCTAAATGGGTTGCCCAAAGGGGCGCGGCCTTCAGCGGCGAAAAGCGCGTGTTCTACGGCGCTGGCAACGCGTCAGGCCTACAGAATCCGAGCTTGCGGCGCAAGTCGGCGGAAGGGCAAGCGCGGCGTGACATCGCGCAGACCATGCAAACATATGTGGCAGCGTTACAGAAACAGTACTTGGCTGAAACTACCGCAGGCGACATGAGCAAGCAGAGCGTCGAACAGCATATCACCGACACCATGAAGCAGGTGACGGAAGCCACGCTCGTGGGGTCGCAGATCGTCGAGTACTGGGAGAATCCGCTACGCAACGAATCCTATGCCCTGGCGCGGCTGGATTTGGAGCAGTTTCTTGATGTGATGAAGAGCTATCAATCCGCGGTGGGCAATGGCAAAGAGTTGGATGCTAAGGTGCGTGAGTACGTTCGGAAGAACGCGGAGAAGGCGCATGACGAACTGAACGCGGAACTCGGCAAGAAGGGCCAGTCGTCGGCCCAGTAAGAGAGCCCTGTCTCCACGCGGCGCACGAAGGCAGGCATTCGGTCATTGAAGATCGTGCTGTCGTCATAATTTGTTCTCGAAGAAGGTGGTGAAGGTATGCGGGCGTGGAGACGAAACGGAGGTAGTCGGGGTGGGTTGTCGTCCCTCTTATGGGCGTGTCTCCTCATCGTAAGCGCCTGCCAGGCAGTGCCTGGGCCTCAGGCGAAGAACGATGAGCCCAGTTCCTCGCCAAAAGAGGGGATGGCTGTGGCGCAGCGTGAGCTGAACGCTGAGTTGCGCGGGACGACAGGGACCGCATCGCTTGAGGGGCCGCCGCCAAGCCCGGGGCCTGTGGCTCCACTGCTGCAACCGCCAATGTCTTGGCAGAAAGCTCCAGAGCGTTCACCGCAACGTGCGGCCTCCGCCGGATCAATCGGAAGCTCATCCAGCCAGGAGGGCATCAAGGTGCTCCAGCGTGATCCCGCCGGCTGTACCTGGGTCGAAGCGGTCGGGACCGCATCTTTCGGACAGAACGATACTAGGCATCAGGCCAAGGCCCAAGCCGTTTCGGATGCCAGGGCTAAAGCGATCGAGGGGTTTCTTGGCGTCAAGGTGCAGGATCGTTTTATGAATTTCCAGCAGGAAAGCTCCCTCAAGGGACAAGTTCAGCTGACGGAGAGCCTGCTCCGCGTAACCCAACTGGGACGGATCCTCAAGGAGAAAGTATTGCGGTCCGGCCCTCAGGACGTGGGGGACTGTGCCGGTTGTCAGTTCACCGCCCACATTCAGACCTGTATCGTGCCTCTGTCGGATACCGGCGATAAAAACTTTCAGACCAATCTGACCCTCAATCGTGCGACTTTTGTGGACGGGGACGAAGGTGTAATGCAGGTGACCGTCACCAAAGACG of the Nitrospirota bacterium genome contains:
- a CDS encoding LPP20 family lipoprotein, with the translated sequence MRKQRQVIILSVLVLLAVSAGCTEQKPMGQEAGGLARTDTPIQDVKTLPKWVAQRGAAFSGEKRVFYGAGNASGLQNPSLRRKSAEGQARRDIAQTMQTYVAALQKQYLAETTAGDMSKQSVEQHITDTMKQVTEATLVGSQIVEYWENPLRNESYALARLDLEQFLDVMKSYQSAVGNGKELDAKVREYVRKNAEKAHDELNAELGKKGQSSAQ
- a CDS encoding DUF4384 domain-containing protein, with the translated sequence MSWQKAPERSPQRAASAGSIGSSSSQEGIKVLQRDPAGCTWVEAVGTASFGQNDTRHQAKAQAVSDARAKAIEGFLGVKVQDRFMNFQQESSLKGQVQLTESLLRVTQLGRILKEKVLRSGPQDVGDCAGCQFTAHIQTCIVPLSDTGDKNFQTNLTLNRATFVDGDEGVMQVTVTKDAYVYIYSVELDWNAGLLFPNDYAGDNHLKAGETLTFPSEELRRKGQKVLARLPSGAKVSAEMIRVIVSKVPLPRDLYDPQMQQRERATDRAVTEIEGTGSFLNLLHKLHRSDIEWIEDAQAFTIHQR